The genomic DNA caagacacatcataattaccatggcaaatgttcaggacaaagagagaatcttacaggctgcaagagagagacggaaagttacatacaagggatctcccattagattatcaaatgatttctcaacagaaacacatcaggccagaaaagaatggactgaaatttacaaagtgatgcaaagcaaaggactgaatccaagaatactctatccagcaaggctatcattcaaaattgaaggggaaataagaagcttcacagacaaaaaaaggctaagggagtttatcaccaccaagccagcaatgcaagaaatgctaaagggactggtgcaaaaagaagaaataaaaagttcaaaaagaaaaaaagccacacaaaaaaggaaatggctacaaacaagtacctttcaataataactttaaacgtaaatggactaaatgctccagccaaaagacatcgagtggctgaatggataaaaaaacatgacccatacatctgctgtctacaagagacccacctcattagaagggactcacacagactgaaagtgaagggatggaaaaatatctttcaggcaaatggaaaggaaaagaaagctggggtagcaatacttatatcagataaaatagacctcaaagtgaaggccataacaagatataaggaagaccacttccttataatactaaaggccacttcataatacaaaagggatcaatacaacaagaagatataactctggtaaacatatgtgcaaccaatgcaggagcacccaaattcataaaaaaaaaaaaacctcctggaagatatcaaaggagagattgacaacaatacaatcatagtaggggactttagtataccactgacaccactggataagtcctctagacaaacaatcagcaaagaaacagcattcctaaatgactcactagatcagatggacttaatagacatcttcagaacacttcaccccaaagccacggaatatacattccactctgatgctcataagacatattcaaaaatagaccacatattgggtcacaagcaaagtctccccaaattcaagaagattgaaatcataaaaagcatcttctcacaccacgatggcataatattagaaataaaccacaataaaaacaaccccaaatactcaaacacttggaagctgaatagcatgttattaaatattgattgggttaacaatgagatcaaagaagaaatcaaaaacatcctggaaactaatgacaatgaaaacacaacaatccaaaacctatgggacacaatgaaagcagtcctgagagggaagtttatagctctacaggcctatctcaacaaacaagaaaaaatggtagtaaatcatctaactctacaactcaaagaattagaaagacagcaacaagaaaaccccagagtgagcagaaggaagtagataataaagattagagcagaaataaatgacataaagaccaaaaaaacaatacagaaaatcagtgaaaccaagagctggttctttgaaaggataaacaaaattgacaaacctctagccagactcaccaagaagcaaagagaaaggacccaaataaacaaaatcagaaacgatagaggcgaaataacaacagaccccacagaaatacaaatgattgttaaaaaatactatggacagctctactccaacaaactagacaacctggaggaaatggacaaattcctagaaaaatacaacattccaaaacgcaatcaggaagaatccaaaaatctcaataggccaataactatggaagaaattgaagcagtcatcaaaaagcttccagcaaacaaaagcccaggaccagatggcttcacaggggagttttaccaaacattcaaggaagaactaaaacctatcctcctcagactactacaaaaaattcaagaggaaggaacacttccaagctcattctatgaagccagtatcaccctaataccaaaaccaggtaaagacaacacaatgaaagagaattataggccaatatccctcatgaacatagatgccaaaatcctcaacaaaatcttagcaaatcggatccagcagtacatcagaaagatcatacaccatgaccaagtaggatttatcccagggatgcaaggatggtacaatatccgcaaatcaataaacgtgatacatcacataaacaaattgaaagaaaaaaaacacatggtcatatcaattgatgcagaaaaagcatttgacaaaatccaacacccatttttgataaaaactctcagcaaggcgggagtagaaggatcatacctcaacataataaaagccatatatgacaggcccacagccaacatcatactcaatggacaaaaactaacaccatttcccctaagaacaggaataagacagggatgccccctctcaccactcctgttcaacatagtactggaaatattagccatcgcaattaggcaagaagaagaaataaaaggcatccaaattggaaaagaggaagtaaaactgtccttatttgcagacgacatgatattatacatacaaaaccctagagactccatccaaaagctactagacttaatacatgaatttggcaatgtagcaggatacaaaattaaccccaagaaatctgaggcatttctatacaccaatagtgaactttcagaaagagagattataaaaacaatcccatttaccatcgcaccaaaaaaattaagctacctagggataaacttaactaaagaggtaaaagacctctactcagaaaactacaggacgttgaaaaaagacatagaggaagacataaacagatggaagaacataccgtgttcatggattggtagaatcaacatcattaaaatgtccatactacccaaagcaatttataaattcaatgcacttcccattaaaataccaatggcatacttcacagatctagaactaactctccaaaaattcatctgggataaaaaaagaccccaaatagctacagcaatcctgagaaagaaaaaagtaggtgggatctcaataccagatatcaagatgtattacaaagccactgttctcaaaactgcctggtactggcacaagaacaggcatatagatcaatggaataaaataaagagcccagaaatcggcccgaaccaatatgctcaattaatatttgacaaaggaggcaagaacataaaatggagccaagataaatggtgttgggaaaattggacagatatatgcaagaaaatgaatctagatcaccaacttacaccatacacaaaaataaactcaaaacggataaaggacttaaatgtatgataggaaaccataaaaattctagaagaagccaaaggcaacaaaatctcagacatatgccgaagcaatttcttcactgatacaactcctagggcacttgaaacgaaagaaaaaaatgaacaaatgggactacatcaaaataaaaagcttttgcacagcaaaagaaaccatcaacaaaacaagaaaacccattgcatgggaaaacatatttgccaatgtcatatctgataagggtctaatctccaaaatttatagggaactcatacaacttaacaaaaggaagataaacaatccaatcaaaaaatgggcaaaggacctaaatagacacctttcaaaagaggacattcagaaagccaacagacatatgaaaacatgctcaaagtcactaatcatcggagagatgcaaatcaaaacaacaatgaggtaccatctcacacctgtcagattggctataatcaacaaatcaacaaacaaatgccgggagccggtccatccttgctgtttcaagggacctggcatatatggcatactgttcttaatatctttgttcaccttcttggcactatgtgttttaaccaaggtctctgagaaaggttgttttccccaggtagggattttcccctgaagttagggagggaataaaacccctcaactaagtgccaggcgggtaattaatccctttaactacgaacaatcatgcttaaactacataatcttttctccctggaatggagataagaaacgccctaacctttgtaatagagattgataggattgaatcaactggtataaatacagttgtaacaagacagaaacactcagagcttagaacagaattcagaagacagaacttagaacccagaactcagaacacagaacttagaacagaatcaagaagacagaacctacacggagcctagagacagaagaactttgctggagagagcatgccggaggatcctggagagggactggcctcggagcctagagacagagcctagcgggagaacatggcaagggatcctggactgaacctgactacagagattggcaggagaacctgactggaacctggacactgaacctgactggagagcctggacagaacctggctggagaacctagcgagggaacatggctacagaacctctctggagatccagaccagaacttggctggagatcctggctagagatcctggctaggctgctgatcaactgaatactgtctccgtgtcattccttcttcgccgactccgtccacacctttggggacccctggacctgctggggttggaccccggcaaacaaaaagtgctggagaggatgtggagaagaaggaacactcgtgcactgctggtgggaatgcagactggtgcagccactatggaagacagtagggagtttcctcaaaaaactaaaaatcgaactcccatttgaccctgtgatcccacttctaggaatatatcccaagaaaccagaaacaacaatcagaaaggatatatgtacccatatgttcatagcagcacaattcaccatagctagaatctggaaacagcctaagtgcccatcagtagatgaatggattagaaaactatggtacatctacatgatggaatactatgctgctgtaaaaaagaaggaactcttaccatttgcaacggcatggatggaactggagagcattatgctaagtgaaataagccagtcaatgaaggaaaaataccacatgatctcactcattcatggataatagagaccattataagcttttgaacaataatagatacagaggcagaacagcctcaaacagattgtgaaactgtagcgggaaggctggggaggggtggggggcaggagggaggggggtaagagatcaatcaaaggacttgtatgcatgcatataagcataaccaatggacataagacactggggggtaggggaggccaggggattgtcaagggcgggcaaaaaaaagggacacatatgtaataccctttgtaagactgtaagcaataaaataaaaataaaaaaaattaaaaaaaagaggagaacGCAGTGACTCGGAGAACTCAGGAAACTATTAGAGGGAAGAGGGCCTCTAGCAAGTTACTTAAGGAAGCGTTTGACCCACAGTCATTAACACAGCTCTGAAATCCAGTGCTTCACGTAATAGCCCATGTTCACAGACGAGAGCAACAACACCCGTAACTGAGTCTTGCATTAGGTACACAATACTCCAGGAATCCCTTTATTTCCTCGGCACACAGGCGCTCTGTCACTGTtttctgttggggtccagccccagcaggtccaggggttcccaaaggtgtggaccgagtcagcaaagaaggaatgacagggaggcagcgttcagttgatcagcatagctaggttcttcctttcttctcctgttacatctgtatttataacatttttttaaaaaacatatattttattgatttcttacagagaggaagggagagggatagaaagttagaaacatcgatgagagagaaacatccatcagctgcctcctgcacaccccctactggggatgtgccggcaaccaaggtacatgcccttgaccggaatggaacctgggacctttcagtccgcaggccgaggctctatccactgagccaagctgtcTAGGGCCGTCACCAATTATCTTATGTACGAGAGCGAGATCTGCTATGACGGGGAGAATAGTGTGGTGATCCTCTGCTTCTCTTTGGGGAGTAACTGCGACTCCTGCTGTTGCTTCTGCTACGGCTTCTGCTACGGCTTCTGCTACGGCTTCTGCTACGGCCTCTGCTACGGCTTCTGCTACGGCCTCTGCTACGGCCTCTGCTACGGCTTCTGCTACGGCCTCTGCTATGGCTTCTGCTACGGCCTCTGCTACGGCCTCTGCTACGACTACCGCTTTGAGATCGAGATCTTTCATAACCTGGACTTCTGGGCCCATCAGCTTTAACCCGGATGTAGGCAGTTTCTCCCTCATAAGATCTAAACTTAGTGTTATCCAGTTTTCGAACTGCATAGGTCATATCTTCTTTCCGTACAAACTCCACGATACCAGTGCCATCTCGGTAAACATCAGCATAACTTACATCACCTGCTTCACGCATGTGATCCTTCAAATCCTGCCAGCTTCCACTTGGAGGCAGTCCAGAGACAGCCACTCTGTTCTCAGGTCGCCTGGATGGGGGGCCATAGCGGCCTCGGGGTGCTCCGCCACCTCCACCCCAGTAGCCCCTTCGAGGAAACTCAACCCGCAGACGGTATCCATCGTAATCATAGCCGTGGCGACCATTCACCGCATCTTCCGCGTCTCGCGGGTCCTCGAACTCAACGAAGGCGAAGGGTGGTCCTCCGCGGTGATTCTTGAGATAGATGTCGCAGATAGCGCCGTATTTGTAGAACACATCCTCAATGTCCTTGGTTCGAATGTCTGGAGGTAAGTTACCCACGTAGATGCGACAATCGTTGTTCCTTGCCCGGCCACGAATCACACCACCTCCGGACATGGCGACAATGAAAAGCACAGACTCGAGAGCAGGCCTTCCCACCAAGCCTAGCACACGGGAGAGTGAACCTGCAGCGACACCTCGGCTCCTGCGGCCCCtccaaaatggaaatagaaagtGCACTCTGTATTTATACcgtttgattttaatcctatccattctatttcaaaggttagggcgtttgttatctacagtccaaggtcactactctattgttctgttaagctataaggaagtaactgaaggagattatcctaaggaaagattatgtagtttaagctgATTGTTCgaagttaaagtgattaactaccagcctggcacttagttaaggggttttactgttAATCCCTacctccaggggaaaatccccacttggggaaacaacctttcccagagaggtgaccttggttaaaacgcatagcgctaagaaggggagcaaacatattaagaacagtatgccatataccccaggtcccttgaaacatatgctgtgcagatgtttcttccctgcagcgactgtgtcaagcagcaaggatggaccggcttccggcaaattcccccctttttattttttaaatgatagcgcgtgtaaatcagcggccacctcttggattgggttgtttaagactcggaagacctgtttgtgactttgccaacaggtcagtccgaggcttaaccctctATCGGCTCCCCAGAGTTTTCCAGCCTCATGTAGTGCCTACTAGTAAGTCTTCAGGAACTAGCAGTCAATGGTGGTGTGCACGCTGACATCTTCATTATGTGACAGCTGTTGGGTTGGACTCTCCTATCTGAGTTACAACAATAAGGAAGCCCACCAGTGCCTGGCTTCACTCAAAATCAGAGTCAAATCTGGAAACATAGGTGCTCAAGCTAAGTAGTGTGACATCTACCCTCAGATCAACAGGGTGGGGACTGGCCCTAGTGTACACAAAGGGGCTTCATGCTGGGAACTCTCACCCCTGCCTTGGGGTCCCCTGCTCCACCTTCTCTATCAGCTGCCCTGAGACAGACCCCAGGCCTGGGCAATCCTGCCTCATGACCTGGAGAGGTAATGCAGCCATTGTCTAAGAGGGTAAAATTGGCATAAAATCTCGCTATAAAATCATACCCTCAAAGTTATAGTTCCTTGGGGGCAAAGCCTGGTCTCAGAGTCCTATCTGTGGTCTGCACAAaggtcaattttttttcttcccaattctCAGAATGGCATCACCAACCTAAATGAAAAAGGGATATTAATGTATTTGGCCTGATACAAAGTAAAAGTGTGTGGGTAGGGTATCCAAGTCTTCCAATTCGAATTCCAGAGTCTTCCAGAGGTTGTCCTTCTCCCCAGTCATTTCCCAGCCCTCAGCAAGAAACAGAACTAGAGTTATCTCCGGCCCAGGGTAGGACATAGAACATAGCAGATCCTTGACAAAAGTTTTGTTACTGAATGGACAAAGGAAGAgtaggagggaggaaagaaaagaaaaagagggagggagacataGAAATTCAGTTGCAAAATCTACCCCGATTGTGAGGAAACAGCTAGCTCTTTGGAAAGTTATTTGGCAATGTGCTTAAAAATCCAAAGAATGTGCACATCCGTTAAACCAGCAATTCTGTATTTAGAAATTAAGGATGTGTGAAAAAATTCTGCTGTAAATCAGAATATTGTTCTAATTGTAAAATATTGCAGTCAACATGAATGTCCAACAATAGGGAATAAGGtcaataaattatggtacatcaacaaaaaaaccaaaaaaaaaaacaaaaaagagagaaatatcaatatctatactatttaaaagataaaatggtaAATGTTTCTGTGTCAATAgtcataaaaataagtaaaatatagctTAAAATAACCCTTTTAAGAAACATGCAGGAGTCATTAAGGGTGAAGacacaggaggaggagcagaagtgaggaggaggcagagcctggagtgATGCAGTGACAAGAGAAGGAATTCCAGGAGCAGGAGAAAGGCATGGAGCTGATTCTTCTTCagagcctctagaacagtggttctcaacctgtgggtcgcgaccccttcgggggtcaaacgaccctttcacaggggttgcctaagaccatcggaaaacatatatataattacatattgtttttgtgattaatcactatgctttaattatgttcaatttgtaacaatgaaattgggggtgaccacaacatgaggaactgtattaaagggtcgcggcattaggaaggttgagaaccactgctctagaaggaagCCACCCTGCCAGCACCGTCattcagacttctggccttcagaactgtgagggGATGCATGTCTGTCAGTTTAAGCCAGAAACTAGTTGTAGTAATCTATGATGGCAGCTTTAGGAAAGAATGCAGTGCCATTGCATTGTTTTGCCCCAGGGGAAACGGCCACATTTGATTCCTTCCTCTTTATCCTTAGCTCAGTTACATCCTGTCATCTTTCAGAAATCAACTTCATTGTTATTTCCTCTGGGAAGCCTACCCTCCTCCCCAGATCTTTACCACTTCCTACCTCGTACTTCTACAATATCCTCTAGATCCCCTGTTATAAATTCACATATTTTACTGTGATTATAAAATTTTGGGGACTCCTTTGTTAAGCTCTGACAGGGTATGTGCCATTCATTTACTTCTGTATCCCATAGAACTAGAAAAGTCCTCATCACATaggaatttaacaaatatttgttgattcaCAGAGGAGAGGTGATggcatctgaaaaaaaaaaatgagcagaatTCCACTAGAAGAAAAATGAGCCAAAGATAGGCAGGAATGAATGCCTACGGTCCACTGGGGGAAATGAGCTTTGTTTAGAATAAACTTTATAGAGAGTCATTGAGAGAAGACAAGGATAAACATGTTTGTTTGGATCAGAGTATGAAAGGCTGGGTCTGCCACACTAACGCAATAGTACTTTATCCTTTAGGCCAGGACTTACAAACTTGAATTtcatagataatattaaaaagtgGAACATACAAAGTATTTTATGCTCTCTTAATTTTACTCCCAGAATCAACAGTCCGAATACCATAATGAACATCATCTGACTTGTTGGACAAAAGAAAGCAGTGGAAAGTGTGGCAACACAGAAATATAtgctcttgccctggccggtgtggctcagttggttgggcatcagctcatgcactgaaaggtttccagtttaattc from Myotis daubentonii chromosome 2, mMyoDau2.1, whole genome shotgun sequence includes the following:
- the LOC132226377 gene encoding serine/arginine-rich splicing factor 1-like yields the protein MSGGGVIRGRARNNDCRIYVGNLPPDIRTKDIEDVFYKYGAICDIYLKNHRGGPPFAFVEFEDPRDAEDAVNGRHGYDYDGYRLRVEFPRRGYWGGGGGAPRGRYGPPSRRPENRVAVSGLPPSGSWQDLKDHMREAGDVSYADVYRDGTGIVEFVRKEDMTYAVRKLDNTKFRSYEGETAYIRVKADGPRSPGYERSRSQSGRSRSRSRSRSRSRSRSNSRSRSYSPKRSRGSPHYSPRHSRSRSRT